Part of the Oscillibacter hominis genome is shown below.
CAGCAGTGTTGGAGGAAATGCGGGATATGGCAGCGTGGCTGAAATAATTTCTGGATGGTGTTCCCTGCGGGGAACACCATCTTTTTCACGTCTTGCCAATCGAACGAATGTTTGCTATACTGAGGCTACAGTGTTTCCAGAGAAGAGAACACACGGATAGGAGGTGAATTACTTGGAACAGACATTCGGCAGCTTCGTTCGAGAGAAACGGCAATCTATCGGATTGTCCCTGCGCACACTGGCGGCAAAGCTGGATCTGTCGCCGGTCTATCTGAGCAACATTGAGAACGACCGCAGACCGGCGCCGACGCGCGCATATTTGGAACGGTTGGAGCAGGAACTGCATCTGAACAAGGCGGAAACCGAGCAGATGCTGGATCTTGCCGCCAAGTCTCAGAACAACCGTGTATCCGCAGACTTGCCGGACTACATCATGGATCGGGAGATCGTCCGGGCCGCGCTCCGCACGGCGAAGGAGACAGACGCCACAGACCAGGAGTGGCAGGAATTTATCGACCGGATCACCCAGCGCGCAAAGAAATCCAAAGAGGGCGGTGAAATAGACACATGAAAAAAGCATATTACCGCGAACAGGCGCTGGAGCGGATCGCCCGCGATGTGATCACCGCCTATGACCCCAGACTTTATTACGGTTCCCCCGCAGCCATTCCCATTGAGGACATCATCGAGGCACAGGGGCTGGTGCTGGAGTATCAATATCTGCGGAATAATGGGCGGGTTTTGGGCGAGACAATCTTTGACGACGGTCTCACAGCGATCTATGACCGGGAAAACCACCGCTATGACCTTCTTCCCGTCAAGGGCGGCACCATCCTCATCGACTGCTCTCTCTGCGAAGAGGAAGCATCTACCGGGCGGCTGCGCTTTACCTGCGCCCATGAGCTGGGGCACTGGCTGCTCCACAAGAAACTGTTCTGCGGGACCGGCGAAAACGCGGCGCTCCGTTCCGGCAATGAGAGCGACAACACATTGGAAGTGCAAGCGAACCTGCTGGGCTCTATCCTTCTGCTGCCGCTGCCGCAGGTCAAGCGCTGCTTCTATCAGCTGCGCTCCGGACGGACGAACCAACAGCTGGTGACGGATATGGCAGGTATCTTTCAGGTATCCAAACAGGCCATGCGCATTCGGTTGGAGAACCATAACCTGCTGTAAAAAATTTTCATGTGCTGTTCTCAAAAAAGAGAACAGAGAAAGCGAGGCGCTATGTCAAAAACCAATTCCCTGCGCTGTCCGCTGTGCGGCAAGGGCCGCATCGCGGATATCCCCAGCGGTGCGGAACAGTCTCAGTACAGGCTGTTTGCGCTGCACAGAGCGGAACACCCTGACCTGATTGCCAAATGCCCCAAGTGCGGCGAACAGATCGGCATCACGGTGCTGACACCGGATGCTCATCCCCTGATCCACACGTCCATCCCCTTTATGGGATATGTTCAGGCATAAATTAAAAATCAATTGATATGACTTCGTCAAGCGCACCAGCCACCCATCATCGAATATGGGAACATTGAGTTAGGAGCCTTACAAGTAGCTTTTCAGCTATGCGTAAGGCTCTTTTTTTGCGCCTTTCTTCGGCTGAAAAGCGGAAAGGCACACAATGCGCAGACGCTGGCAGCCCTATATCGCTAAATATCCGTGACCCCATCTCAGACATTTCAAAAAATCTGAGATTGGAGTCATGAAACATGAAAAAATGGCAGGAAGAACGCAACTATCGGCGCGTTCGAAACGAAGGTGGCGAAGTCATCGCCAATATCATCACTGTAGACGGTATGGACGTAGAGGTGCCGGAGGATGTCTACCTCGCCTATGCGCAGGCAGACCGCAGGGAGCGCTATATCACGGAGGAACAGTCCTCCGGAAAACTGCTCTCTCTGGAGCAGATGGAGGAAGATGCGCTTTTGCCGGACTATGTCGGAGCAGAAACGGCCCCCAGCGCCGAAACTGAGGCACTGGAGCGTGAGGAACTTCGGAATCTGGCAGAACAGAAGCAGATCCTTTTGCTGGCGCTGCTGTCACTAAAGGATACCGACCGGGAACTCATCAACGCCCTGTTCTTCGACGGCGCATCCACACGGGAATACGCCCAAAGAATGGGCGTCAGCCAGCGGGCGGTCATCAAGCGGAGAGACCGCATCCTGCGGGATCTCAAAAAGTTTTTTGAAAATTCCTCGAAATAAGGGTATTCACCGAACGCAATTTTCGGGAGGACAGTGAGAGGCTCCGAATGCCCCTCGCTGTTCCTTGAAAATTGCATACCAGCAATACGGATAACCACCCGGACAGAAGAGCGATCCGCGCAGTGTGCGCCACGACCCGCGGGAAGCCTTGCAGCTTCTGGCGGCGAGCGATTTTACCTGCGCGGGGGCGGCGTTGGCAGCGCCGCCCGCAGAGACGCTGTTCGGGCAGATAATGAGACACAATGCACTGGCCAGCATGAAGAGGCTGGGCTGCTCCGGGATTGAAAGCAGTAGAGATCCCGGAAATACGCCCGTGAAGGTCTTGCCGGACCTTGTCCGTATTGTTCCCTTTTCACACCGGGGCGCGCGCTGCAAATACGGTGGAAACGAAAACAAAGCATGACAAGAAAAGAGGTAATTATCGGATGAATACCAATGACAACAGGCTGAAAGCCCATAAACTGATCGACCATATTTTTCAGGACCTTCTTCCCGCCCACGGTATGGCACAGCGCCCGGAGCAGATCCAATTGAGCCACCGGATGCTGGACGCCATGCAGGACGGGAGGATCGCCCTGTGCGATGCCGGGACGGGCATCGGCAAGACCTACGCTTATCTGGCGGCTGCCACGGCAGCGTCTGCTTTCCCGACAGGGCAGATCGCCCGCCCCATCATCATTTCCACCTCCAGTATCGCGCTGCAAAACGCGGTGCTGACGGAGTATCTGCCGCTGCTGTCCTGTGTCCTAATGGCGGACGGGATTCTTACCAAGCCACTGAAAGCGGTCATCCGCAAAGGCAAAAGCCATTATGTCTGCGACGAGCGATTGGACAGGCGGCTGCGTCAGGTAAACCTTGCAAAGAAAAATCCGGAAGCGTTGGCAGCGCTCCGGACTCTTAAGGAAACGCTGGACATGGACGGCGTTTCCCATCTCAGCGGCTATGACCGGGAGCGTGTCTGCGTACCGCAGGTCTGCGACTGCAAGCAGAAGGACTGCCGCTATCAGCGGTTTCTCAAAACCTGCGACAGAGGTCAATTCCTGTTTCAAATCTGCAATCATAATCTGCTGGTGGCAGACGCCATCCACCGCAGCGAGGGAAAACGCCCCATCTTCCCGGAGCACAGTATCATCATCGTGGATGAAGCCCATAAGCTCCCGGAAACCGCACAGCAGATGCTGGGTGTGACGCTGACCGTAGAAGAGATACGAAACCTTATCCTTCAGCTAAAAGAGGAACGGTACTTACTGGCGGCAGAAATGCTGGAGGACAGCACCGGCCCTCTGCTGCGCAAGCTGGCACAGCCCAGAGAGGAAGCGGAGCCGGTGGAAGCCTGTTTGCGATTGCTGACCGCGCCATCCTGCACACTGCCCATCATCCAGCGGCAGATCGGCAGCCTGCTCTCCCCGCTGGGAAGCCGCCAGCTGAATACGGTGCTGGACGCGGTCAAGCTGTTCACCAGTTCCCAGACAGATATGATTTTTTACACTGCCGAAGATGTCAGCACAGGCGGCGCCATGCTGTGCGCCGCAGCCGGCGATATCACGCAGCGAATAAAAAAGATCCTGTGGCAGCCGGATCAGGCGTTTGTTCTGACCTCCGGCACCATGGCGGTGGGAAGCGATTTCCGCCGTTTCAAAACGCAGGCAGGATTGAAGAAGGGACACCGCGTTATGGAATCCGTTTCTCCATCCCCCTTTGACTACCGGAACAACTGCCTGCTCTACCTTCCGCAAATCCCGCCCCGCCAGAGAGTGGAGGATACGGATGTGTACTTTAATGAGCTGACTGCCGAGCTCGTCGGACTCATTAAAGCAGCTTCCGGTCACGCGCTGGTGCTCTTTACCTCCTACGCAGCCATGTCGGCTGTGAAGGAGCGGCTGCGGGAGGAATCTCTCCCATTCCCATTGCTGACGCTGGGCCGCAACGCGCCCCACATCATTGAACAGTTCCGGCACACGCCGGGAGCGGTGCTGCTGGCCACCGGCGCGGCATGGGAGGGCTTTGATTTCCCCGGCGACTGTGTATCTCTGCTGATCATCCCACGCCTGCCTTTCGCCTACCCAGACGCACGAAAGGAACGGGAATTGGAGAAGTATTCTTCCCTTCACGCATTCATCCGTGAGGTAGCTGTACCAGAGATGCAGATCAAGCTGCGCCAAGGCTTTGGACGGGCCATCCGCACGGAGAGCGATACCTGCGTCATCGCCATTCTGGATGAACGGGCCTGCCGTGGCCGCAGATACGCCCAGGCTGTGAGTGAGGCATTGCCGGAAATGCGGAGGACCGGCAGCCTGCGGGAAGTGACAAGGTTTCTGCGGGAGAAAAAGCCGGAGAGCTATTTTGAGGTAGAAAGATGATCGACGCAAAGAAAGAATTGCAGTATCGGCTGGCAGTCAGGATGCTGGAGCATCTGGCGGAAATCGGCCTGCTGAGCGCGGAAGAACTGTCTTACGCCAAGAGACTGGCCAGAGAGAAATATTCCCCGCAGACTGTTTGGGAATAGTGCTGGATATTCTGCGGATCGTGTGGTAGCTTGTGTGTTGACAAAAAAGATACAGGGAAGTGAAAACATGGCACAGGTAAAAATCATCGCGCCGCAGACGCGGGAAGCGGAACATCTGCGGGTGGCAGCCTACTGCCGGGTCAGTTCGGACTCCAAGGATCAGCTGCATTCCTACGCCGCCCAGATCCGCAATTATACGGAAGAGATCGCCCAGCATGACGGCTGGGAGCTGGTGGATGTGTATGCCGACGAAGGGCTGACCGGCACCCGGATGGATCAGCGGGATGACTTCAACCGCATGATGCGGGACTGCCGGAAGGGTAAGATCAATCGAATTCTGGTGAAGTCCGTATCCCGCTTCGCCCGGAATACCAGAGACTGCCTGTCCGCCCTACGGGAGTTATCCGCCATGGGCGTCAGCGTCCGGTTTGAAAAAGAAAATATCGACACGAAAACGCTCACCACCGAACTGATGGTGAGCGTTTCCGGTTCTCTTGCCCAGCAAGAATCCATCTCCATCTCCGCCAATCAGAAGATGAGCTATCAGCGGCGGATGGAGCGTGGGGAATTTATCACCTGCACCGCCCCTTACGGATACCGAATCGTAAATAAGAAAGACCTTGAGATCGTCCCGGAGGAAGCCGCCACGGTGCGCTGGATCTTCGACGCATACCTCAAGGGACGCAGCTCCGGATGGATCGCGGAGCAGCTGACGGCGAAAGGCATCCCCTCCCAGTCCGGCGCGGAATGCTGGAGAGAAACGGGGATTCGATACCTGCTGACCAATGAAAAGTACATCGGAGACGCTCTGAGCCAGAAATCCTACAGCTGCGGCTTCCCCTTCGTGCAGAAACGAAATCACGGGGAACGCCTGCAATACTACACGGAGAACTCCCATCCAGCTATCATCGATCGGGACACCTTTGAGCGGGTGCAGGCACTGCTGCAAAAGAAAGCGCAGAAAGAGAAAAAGCGCAGAGAAAAAAGCCCTCTTGCCTTAAAAATCGTTTGCGGGAACTGCGGGACGGTGTTTCAGCGCCGAAGCAGCCAGAACGGATATGTGACCTGGGTCTGCCGAACCCACGACCGCTACGCCGCGGACTGCCCTGTAGGACGCATCCCGGAAGCGGAGATCCATGCCGCCTTCCTGCGGATGTACCACAGGCTCAAAAGCAACGCGGACATCATTCTGGCCCCGGCCCTCCGGCAGCTGAACACACTGGACACGATCCTGCGGCAGAATCATCCGCAGTTGCTGACCATCAACCGGGCCATCGCGGAAGCAACAGAAGAAAGCCATAAGATCAGCACTCTGCGGGCCAATGGCTTGCTGGACGCGGATATCTGCGCCGCCCGCATGAATGCCATCAGCGCCAGACTGGCGCAGCTTCGCGGAGAACGGCGCAGGCTGACAGAGAACGAAGCGATAGACGAAACGATGGATGCGCTCCGCAAGGTGGAGCAGACGCTTCTCAACGGACCGGAACGGCTGGACGGCTTCGATGAAGAGCTGTTCGAACATCTGGTGGAGAAGATCATTGCAGAGTCTCAAAACCGTATCCGCTTCCGGCTTTACGGAGGCTTGGAGCTGACAGAACAATGGGAGGTGGCGGCAAGATGATCAACCGCAAGGTGTTATACGGGTATCAGATCCGAAACGGCGCGTTGGAGATCGTGCCGGAGGAGCAGCGGGCCGTCAGTATGGTTTTTACGCTCTATAACGCCGGGGCTTCCTATCAGGCCATCTCAGACGCCTTGAACCGGCAGGGTATTCCGTATTGCCTGGAAGTGCCGCTCTGGAACAAGCACAAGGTAAAGCGCCTTTTGGAAAATCCCCGTTACACCGGTAAGGAGGGATACCCCATACTGGTGGAAGCGGATATTTTCCAAGCGGCGCAGGGAAAGACGGCGGAAAAGAATGCCAGGAAGCAGTCCCACGGAGAGAAGCCTGCCATTGCGCGGTTGACTCCATACTTCCGCTGCACCTGCGGCGGGAAGATGACCCGGCTGGGCGGCGGCTGGCAGAACAGCGGCAAGCTGTATCTGAGATGCGAAGGCTGCGGAAATACCGCGGTCATGGACATGGAGGCGACGGTAAACGGGATCGTCCGTCAGTTCCGGGACCATGAACAGCCCAGCTACACCGCCTACACGCCCTCTGCGGAGGTCATGCGGCTGGACAATGCCATCAACCGGGGGCTGGAGCAGCCAGACTCGCCGGAAGCGGTGATGGCGCTGATCCTGCAGGGTGCGGCAGCGCGGTATGCCTGCTGCCCAGAGCCGTCTGCCGAATCTGAGCCGTCAGATAGTCTAACAGAGGCGGATTGGAGACGCTTCCAACGAGCGGTTTCCCATATCACCATCTCACAGGATACCGAAGTAACTCTTATATTTACGGATAAAAAAGCGACAGGAAAGGACGAATGATCCATGGAAGCGACAGCAGCCACCTTAGAGCGGCGGGTGCGGGTGATCCCCGCAACCAGAAAACTGGAAGAACTGCACAGAGACCATGACGGGAAAATGCGCGTAGCGGCCTACTGCCGCGTCTCGACGGACAGTGAAGAGCAGCTTAACAGCTATGAGGCGCAAAAAACCTACTACACCCAGAAGATCCAGGACAGCCCGGATTGGGAGATGGCAGGGATCTATGCCGATGAGGGTATCTCAGGCACCAGCCTGAAAAAACGGACGCAGTTCAACAAGATGATCACTGCCTGCAAGCGGGGACACATCGACCTCATCATCACCAAGTCCCTCTCCCGCTTTGCCAGAAACACGGTGGATTGTCTGGATACGGTGCGGCTCCTGAAAGCAAACGGCATTGGGGTGTACTTTGAGAAGGAAAACATCAACACCCTCACGGAATCCAGCGAATTTCTCATCACCCTGTTCAGCGGCTTCGCCCAGGCGGAATCCGAGTCTCTCAGCAAGAATGTCGCATGGGGAAAGCAGAAGAGCGCGGAGGCGGGAAAGGTTACCTTCCAGTACAAAAAGATGCTGGGATACCGGAAGGGGGCGGACGGACAGCCGGAGATCGTACCGGAGGAAGCGGAGATCATCCGCCGCATTTACCACAGGTATCTGGACGGCTGCACCCTGGGACAGATCAAGCGGGAGCTGGACGATGACGGTGTTCCCACCGCACAGGGTGTAGAGCGCTGGTCTCCCTCCATCATCCACAATATCCTGACCAATGAAAAGTACATTGGAGACGCCCTGCTGCAGAAAACCTATGTGACGGACTGCATCAACAAAAAGGTCAAAAAGAACCGTGGTGAACGCACGATGTACTATGTGGAGAACAGCCATCCGGCCATTGTCTCAAGGGACCTGTTCAATCAGGTGCAGCAGGAGATGACGCGCCGGTCCAGCAAACGGAAGGTGCTGCAAAAGAGCGGAAAAACGGAACTTGGGAAATACTCCGGCAAATACGCTCTGACAGAATTGTTGGTGTGCGGCGAGTGTGGCTCCCCCTACAAGCGGGTCACATGGGCCAGAAATGGGAAAAAGCGCATCGTGTGGCGCTGTGTCTCCCGGCTGGAGTTCGGTACAAAATACTGCCAGCACTCTCCGACACTGGATGAAGGCAAGCTGCACAGCGCCATCCTCGCGGCCATGAACGAGTACGCCGCCATCCGGCAGGAGGTCTGCCCCGATGTGCTGGCCATGGCGGAGGAAGCCAGGCAGGCGTTATCTCAGGCCGGTGCACGGCTGCTGCAGCTGAAGAAGCGTATGGATGCGGTGAGCCGGGAGCAAAGCGATGTGCTGGATCGGCTGCTCGTCAACATGGCCGATACCGAGCTGAATGCCAGAATGAAAGCGCTGACGGATGAGAAGGAATCCCTTAAGGCGCAGATCGCAGACGCGCAGCAGGCAGAGGTCGATCTGGAGGAACAGGCTGCCAGACGCCGGCAGATGTGGGACAGTATCATGGAATGCGCCGCGGGCTACACGGAATTTGACAATGAGCTCGCCCGGCAGGTCATCCAAAAGATCACGGTGGAGGATGCGGAAACCATCCACATCCACTTCCGAGACTCGGATGTGGTGCTGGAACAGGAAGTAGAATGAATAGAAAAGGGAGAAAGGAAATGGCCATTTTTATAACCGGTGATACGCACGGTGATTTCAGCAGGCTCCTGCCTGCAGCATTCCATGAGCAACGTGACCTGACCAAAGAGGATTACCTCATCATCTGTGGAGACTTCGGCGGTGTCTGGGATGGCGGCGATGCGGAGCAGCAGTGGCTGGACTGGCTGGAGACCAGGTCCTTTACCACGCTGTTCGTCAGCGGAAACCATGAAAACTATGATCTGCTCCGCAACTATCCAATCAGCCAATGGCACGGCGGCTTGGTACAGGCCATACGCCCCAGCGTCCTGCATCTGATGCGGGGCCAGCTTTATAACATCTGCGGAAAGCGGATATTTACCATGGGCGGCGCCAGCAGCCACGATATCCGGGACGGCATTCTGGAACCAGATAATCCGGACTATGAGCGAAAGCTGTGGCAGCTCAACGCCGCAGGCGCTCTCTACCGAGTCAATCACCGCTCCTGGTGGAAAGAGGAACTGCCCGGCGAGGACGAATACCGGACCGCAAGAGAAGCACTGGACAAAACAGGTTGGGACTTGGACTACATCATCACCCACTGCTGCCCCAGTAGCATTCAGGACACATTCAGCGGCGGATTGTTCCAACGGGATGCCCTGACAGACTTTCTCGATGAGGTTCGAGAGCGATGCCGATTCCAATACTGGTTTTTCGGACACTACCACGAAAACATGGTGGTAGAGAAAGAGTTCGTAATGCTCTATAATCAGATTATCCGACTGAAATGATGAGTGGAGGCGCACTGGCGATTGGCTAATGTGTCTCCACTTTCTATTTAAGTAAGTTTTTCACAAGCTCAGGCATAAATCTTTGTCCGGGTTCACGAATAGCTTTCCCGACTACGTTATGCCATTGTGTTGACGCAGGCTACGCCCAAGACAAAAAACAGGAGGAAACAAACATGACGATTGATAGCGCAAAGGATCTTCAAATGAAAGGCTCGTAAAATTGGTCTATTGGAATTGACGTTTTATGTATTTTCACGTATACTTAATTTACAGATTCACGCGCACATTTACAGATCATTCATCCGTCATCACAAGATGCTGGGGGTTCGAATTGCAAAACGGAAAATCGAGCCTCAAAAGCCCGCAAACCCTTGCGACACAAGACTTTGCTCCTGCATCTTTTCTGTCAACACCCGACAATTGAGAAGACCGTCGACTTTTGTCGGCGGTCTTTTGCTTTGCCTGTATTCATGCAAGGCTGAGGATTTTGAGACACTCAGAAATCCTATAATTACACTCCAACACAAAATCAGGTGACAGAATCAGATTTCCATAGTATAATTAATAAAATTGGAATTTCTTAATCTTTGAGAGAAGGATAAATTAGTGGCAAGATGGAAAGAAGTTGAATTTTCAAGATCGCAAATTAT
Proteins encoded:
- a CDS encoding helix-turn-helix domain-containing protein — encoded protein: MEQTFGSFVREKRQSIGLSLRTLAAKLDLSPVYLSNIENDRRPAPTRAYLERLEQELHLNKAETEQMLDLAAKSQNNRVSADLPDYIMDREIVRAALRTAKETDATDQEWQEFIDRITQRAKKSKEGGEIDT
- a CDS encoding ImmA/IrrE family metallo-endopeptidase codes for the protein MKKAYYREQALERIARDVITAYDPRLYYGSPAAIPIEDIIEAQGLVLEYQYLRNNGRVLGETIFDDGLTAIYDRENHRYDLLPVKGGTILIDCSLCEEEASTGRLRFTCAHELGHWLLHKKLFCGTGENAALRSGNESDNTLEVQANLLGSILLLPLPQVKRCFYQLRSGRTNQQLVTDMAGIFQVSKQAMRIRLENHNLL
- a CDS encoding SHOCT domain-containing protein: MIDAKKELQYRLAVRMLEHLAEIGLLSAEELSYAKRLAREKYSPQTVWE
- a CDS encoding AsnC family protein, whose product is MKKWQEERNYRRVRNEGGEVIANIITVDGMDVEVPEDVYLAYAQADRRERYITEEQSSGKLLSLEQMEEDALLPDYVGAETAPSAETEALEREELRNLAEQKQILLLALLSLKDTDRELINALFFDGASTREYAQRMGVSQRAVIKRRDRILRDLKKFFENSSK
- a CDS encoding metallophosphoesterase family protein — translated: MAIFITGDTHGDFSRLLPAAFHEQRDLTKEDYLIICGDFGGVWDGGDAEQQWLDWLETRSFTTLFVSGNHENYDLLRNYPISQWHGGLVQAIRPSVLHLMRGQLYNICGKRIFTMGGASSHDIRDGILEPDNPDYERKLWQLNAAGALYRVNHRSWWKEELPGEDEYRTAREALDKTGWDLDYIITHCCPSSIQDTFSGGLFQRDALTDFLDEVRERCRFQYWFFGHYHENMVVEKEFVMLYNQIIRLK
- a CDS encoding recombinase family protein, with amino-acid sequence MINRKVLYGYQIRNGALEIVPEEQRAVSMVFTLYNAGASYQAISDALNRQGIPYCLEVPLWNKHKVKRLLENPRYTGKEGYPILVEADIFQAAQGKTAEKNARKQSHGEKPAIARLTPYFRCTCGGKMTRLGGGWQNSGKLYLRCEGCGNTAVMDMEATVNGIVRQFRDHEQPSYTAYTPSAEVMRLDNAINRGLEQPDSPEAVMALILQGAAARYACCPEPSAESEPSDSLTEADWRRFQRAVSHITISQDTEVTLIFTDKKATGKDE
- a CDS encoding recombinase family protein gives rise to the protein MEATAATLERRVRVIPATRKLEELHRDHDGKMRVAAYCRVSTDSEEQLNSYEAQKTYYTQKIQDSPDWEMAGIYADEGISGTSLKKRTQFNKMITACKRGHIDLIITKSLSRFARNTVDCLDTVRLLKANGIGVYFEKENINTLTESSEFLITLFSGFAQAESESLSKNVAWGKQKSAEAGKVTFQYKKMLGYRKGADGQPEIVPEEAEIIRRIYHRYLDGCTLGQIKRELDDDGVPTAQGVERWSPSIIHNILTNEKYIGDALLQKTYVTDCINKKVKKNRGERTMYYVENSHPAIVSRDLFNQVQQEMTRRSSKRKVLQKSGKTELGKYSGKYALTELLVCGECGSPYKRVTWARNGKKRIVWRCVSRLEFGTKYCQHSPTLDEGKLHSAILAAMNEYAAIRQEVCPDVLAMAEEARQALSQAGARLLQLKKRMDAVSREQSDVLDRLLVNMADTELNARMKALTDEKESLKAQIADAQQAEVDLEEQAARRRQMWDSIMECAAGYTEFDNELARQVIQKITVEDAETIHIHFRDSDVVLEQEVE
- a CDS encoding ATP-dependent DNA helicase, whose amino-acid sequence is MNTNDNRLKAHKLIDHIFQDLLPAHGMAQRPEQIQLSHRMLDAMQDGRIALCDAGTGIGKTYAYLAAATAASAFPTGQIARPIIISTSSIALQNAVLTEYLPLLSCVLMADGILTKPLKAVIRKGKSHYVCDERLDRRLRQVNLAKKNPEALAALRTLKETLDMDGVSHLSGYDRERVCVPQVCDCKQKDCRYQRFLKTCDRGQFLFQICNHNLLVADAIHRSEGKRPIFPEHSIIIVDEAHKLPETAQQMLGVTLTVEEIRNLILQLKEERYLLAAEMLEDSTGPLLRKLAQPREEAEPVEACLRLLTAPSCTLPIIQRQIGSLLSPLGSRQLNTVLDAVKLFTSSQTDMIFYTAEDVSTGGAMLCAAAGDITQRIKKILWQPDQAFVLTSGTMAVGSDFRRFKTQAGLKKGHRVMESVSPSPFDYRNNCLLYLPQIPPRQRVEDTDVYFNELTAELVGLIKAASGHALVLFTSYAAMSAVKERLREESLPFPLLTLGRNAPHIIEQFRHTPGAVLLATGAAWEGFDFPGDCVSLLIIPRLPFAYPDARKERELEKYSSLHAFIREVAVPEMQIKLRQGFGRAIRTESDTCVIAILDERACRGRRYAQAVSEALPEMRRTGSLREVTRFLREKKPESYFEVER
- a CDS encoding recombinase family protein translates to MAQVKIIAPQTREAEHLRVAAYCRVSSDSKDQLHSYAAQIRNYTEEIAQHDGWELVDVYADEGLTGTRMDQRDDFNRMMRDCRKGKINRILVKSVSRFARNTRDCLSALRELSAMGVSVRFEKENIDTKTLTTELMVSVSGSLAQQESISISANQKMSYQRRMERGEFITCTAPYGYRIVNKKDLEIVPEEAATVRWIFDAYLKGRSSGWIAEQLTAKGIPSQSGAECWRETGIRYLLTNEKYIGDALSQKSYSCGFPFVQKRNHGERLQYYTENSHPAIIDRDTFERVQALLQKKAQKEKKRREKSPLALKIVCGNCGTVFQRRSSQNGYVTWVCRTHDRYAADCPVGRIPEAEIHAAFLRMYHRLKSNADIILAPALRQLNTLDTILRQNHPQLLTINRAIAEATEESHKISTLRANGLLDADICAARMNAISARLAQLRGERRRLTENEAIDETMDALRKVEQTLLNGPERLDGFDEELFEHLVEKIIAESQNRIRFRLYGGLELTEQWEVAAR